The following proteins are co-located in the Gossypium hirsutum isolate 1008001.06 chromosome A02, Gossypium_hirsutum_v2.1, whole genome shotgun sequence genome:
- the LOC121209257 gene encoding probable E3 ubiquitin-protein ligase EDA40: protein MVTGWRRAFCTSIPKKQDSPVLPEKQQQEESHGTKSPRFSSKFGFFSNPSTPRLRSRPGSSPSLRCRTVSTATSSLPNSPKLHCRTPHLSTPSSPKSPSSFSFLKSTLCISKGGRCGICLESVKTGQGTAIFTAECSHSFHFHCVAAHIRKQQLQICPVCSTTWKELPLLSHEQRHKTTFGDVKTKPFRVYNDDEPLASPVSLSQFNPIPESEETEDDDEEEGFQGFFVTPTSNARNVDVQLSQEAAMVAAGRSYESYVVVMKVSAPIATHRGLKRAAIDLVTVLDISGSAMRLQMVKRAMRLIISLLDEKDRLSIVIFSSSSKRLLPLKKMSSGGRRSARRIVDALGSNRQGMSVNDALKKAAKVLEDRREKNAVASVMILSDCHDKQSQSNPTNQNLPVVSTTRLAHSDIPVHTFGFGSCTHAPNNDAFCKIVNGLLSVVVQDVRLQLGFSSGSAPTEISSAYSLTTRPALIGSNSVRVGDLHLGEEKDLLVELKVPVTTRGSHRAMSIRAAYIDPFSQEMVYSRDQSLNLPRLSQSVRPSSHGAARLRNLHVSTRAVAESRRLIERNDLSGAHLLLTSARTLLIQSGSNSGEEFIRTLEFELAELNRRHQRQRVNNSTSNISNGHVEEKVEPLTPTSAWRAAERLAKVAIMRKHMNRVSDLHGFENARF from the exons ATGGTGACCGGTTGGAGAAGAGCTTTTTGTACTTCAATTCCTAAAAAACAGGACAGCCCTGTTTTACCAGAAAAACAACAACAAGAAGAAAGCCATGGTACTAAAAGTCCAAGATTTTCATCAAAGTTCGGGTTTTTCTCCAACCCATCAACACCAAGGTTACGATCTCGACCGGGTTCAAGCCCCAGTCTCCGTTGCCGAACCGTTTCTACTGCTACTTCATCCCTTCCAAATAGCCCCAAGCTCCATTGCAGAACACCTCATTTATCTACCCCTTCTTCCCCTAAATCCCCTTCTAGTTTCTCCTTCCTTAAATCCACTCTGTGTATCTCCAAa ggTGGTCGATGTGGGATCTGTTTAGAAAGCGTGAAAACGGGGCAAGGCACGGCGATTTTCACGGCGGAGTGTTCTCATTCCTTCCATTTCCATTGTGTCGCCGCCCATATCAGGAAGCAACAATTGCAAATTTGCCCTGTATGTTCCACCACCTGGAAAGAACTCCCTTTACTCTCCCACGAACAGCGCCATAAAACTACTTTCGGCGACGTCAAAACGAAGCCGTTTCGGGTCTACAACGACGATGAACCGTTGGCTTCGCCGGTTTCTCTTTCTCAGTTCAACCCGATTCCTGAATCCGAGGAAACTGAAGACGACGATGAAGAGGAAGGGTTCCAAGGTTTTTTTGTTACTCCGACCAGTAATGCGAGGAATGTGGACGTTCAGTTGTCGCAAGAGGCAGCGATGGTGGCGGCCGGGAGGAGTTACGAGAGTTACGTGGTGGTTATGAAAGTGAGCGCGCCAATCGCGACGCATCGTGGGTTGAAACGTGCCGCGATTGATTTGGTTACGGTGTTGGATATTAGCGGGAGTGCGATGAGGTTGCAGATGGTGAAACGTGCGATGCGGTTGATTATCTCTTTGCTCGACGAGAAAGACCGTTTGTCGATCGTGATTTTCTCGTCGAGCTCGAAACGGTTGTTGCCGTTGAAAAAAATGAGTTCCGGCGGACGGCGATCGGCGAGGAGGATCGTCGATGCGTTGGGAAGTAACCGACAAGGGATGAGTGTCAACGACGCTCTCAAAAAGGCGGCCAAAGTGTTGGAGGATCGTAGGGAAAAAAACGCCGTTGCCAGTGTTATGATCTTATCGGACTGTCATGATAAACAGTCACAGTCCAATCCCACTAATCAGAACCTTCCAGTTGTTTCCACCACGCGCTTGGCCCATTCGGATATCCCCGTACACACCTTCGGTTTCGGATCGTGCACTCACGCGCCAAACAACGATGCCTTTTGCAAAATCGTGAATGGTCTATTGAGCGTCGTGGTTCAAGACGTGAGGCTTCAACTCGGATTCTCATCCGGTTCTGCCCCGACTGAGATATCATCGGCCTATTCATTAACGACTCGACCAGCTTTGATCGGGTCTAATTCGGTGCGAGTTGGAGATCTACATTTGGGCGAGGAGAAAGACTTATTAGTGGAATTGAAAGTACCAGTAACGACTCGCGGGTCCCATAGGGCGATGTCCATACGAGCTGCTTACATTGATCCCTTCAGTCAAGAGATGGTCTACTCGCGAGATCAAAGCCTAAACTTACCTCGGTTGTCGCAGTCCGTACGACCTTCGTCCCACGGCGCGGCACGGTTGAGGAACCTCCATGTGAGCACGCGCGCTGTGGCCGAGTCTCGCAGATTGATCGAGCGGAACGATTTATCAGGGGCTCACCTACTCCTTACCTCAGCTCGAACTTTGTTGATACAATCAGGTTCGAATTCAGGCGAAGAATTTATTCGCACATTGGAATTCGAATTAGCTGAGTTAAACCGGCGACACCAACGACAACGGGTAAATAATAGTACTAGTAACATTAGTAACGGTCACGTGGAGGAAAAGGTCGAGCCGTTAACGCCGACATCGGCGTGGAGAGCAGCGGAGAGATTGGCTAAAGTGGCGATCATGAGGAAGCATATGAATAGAGTTAGCGATTTGCATGGATTTGAAAATGCcagattttag